In one window of Myxococcus virescens DNA:
- a CDS encoding class I SAM-dependent rRNA methyltransferase has product MSTSSKPPYPRRSGNRPSGPSSQQQGRGRPHTRPEKPAPDRTSPELGPDGLPQVSLLRRGVERWQGGHPWIYRADLNGDPGLPGGEVVRVTDTRGWFLGKAFYSKHSKISLRWLSFDDVAVDADFFRERLLAADRLRQLALPGEKTYRLVHGEADGLPGLVVDRYGDFLSVQFLVPAMEQRKALIADLLQAQFNPRGIINRSDVGVRNLEGLTPEKGVLRGEHPGPVSFDEGLVKMRADLLEGQKTGAFLDQRENHVMAASYAHGEALDCFSYVGGFALQLATRARHVTAIEISEAASAQLRENAAANKLNNLDVVVANAFDFLRDAVDEGKRFDTIVLDPPSFAKNKDAIPAAVRGYKEINLRALQLLRPGGILISASCTYHVDEQAFEDMLASAAADARRRVQIIERRGAGRDHPVLLNLRETRYLKCFVLRVL; this is encoded by the coding sequence ATGTCCACCTCTTCCAAGCCCCCCTACCCGCGCCGAAGCGGAAACCGGCCCTCGGGCCCCTCCTCTCAGCAGCAGGGCCGGGGCCGTCCCCACACCCGCCCCGAGAAGCCCGCCCCGGACCGCACCTCGCCCGAGCTGGGCCCGGACGGCCTTCCCCAGGTGTCGCTGCTGCGCCGCGGCGTGGAGCGCTGGCAGGGCGGCCACCCGTGGATCTACCGCGCGGACCTGAACGGCGACCCCGGACTGCCCGGCGGCGAGGTGGTGCGCGTGACGGACACCCGGGGATGGTTCCTGGGCAAGGCCTTCTATTCGAAGCACTCGAAGATTTCCCTGCGCTGGCTCTCCTTCGACGACGTCGCGGTGGACGCGGACTTCTTCCGGGAGCGGCTCCTGGCCGCGGACCGGCTGCGCCAGCTCGCGCTCCCGGGGGAGAAGACGTACCGCCTGGTGCATGGCGAGGCGGACGGGCTGCCCGGGCTCGTGGTGGACCGCTACGGCGACTTCCTCAGCGTGCAGTTCCTGGTCCCCGCCATGGAGCAGCGCAAGGCGCTCATCGCCGACCTGCTCCAGGCGCAGTTCAACCCGCGCGGCATCATCAACCGCTCCGACGTGGGCGTCCGCAACCTGGAGGGCCTCACTCCGGAGAAGGGCGTGCTGCGCGGCGAACATCCCGGCCCGGTGTCCTTCGACGAGGGCCTGGTGAAGATGCGCGCGGACCTGCTGGAGGGCCAGAAGACGGGCGCCTTCCTGGACCAGCGCGAGAATCACGTCATGGCCGCGAGCTATGCCCACGGCGAGGCGCTGGACTGCTTCTCCTACGTCGGCGGCTTCGCGCTCCAGCTCGCCACGCGGGCCAGGCACGTCACGGCGATTGAAATCTCTGAAGCGGCCTCGGCGCAGCTTCGGGAGAACGCCGCGGCCAACAAGCTGAACAACCTGGACGTGGTGGTGGCCAACGCCTTCGACTTCCTCCGCGACGCGGTGGACGAGGGCAAACGCTTCGACACCATCGTCCTGGACCCGCCGTCCTTCGCGAAGAACAAGGACGCCATCCCCGCCGCGGTGCGCGGGTACAAGGAAATCAACCTCCGCGCCCTGCAGCTGTTGCGGCCCGGCGGCATCCTCATCTCCGCCAGCTGCACGTACCACGTGGACGAGCAGGCCTTCGAGGACATGCTCGCCTCCGCCGCCGCGGATGCCCGCCGCCGCGTGCAAATCATCGAGCGCCGCGGCGCCGGCCGGGACCACCCCGTGCTGCTCAACCTGCGTGAGACGCGCTACCTGAAGTGCTTCGTGCTCCGGGTGCTCTGA
- a CDS encoding YkgJ family cysteine cluster protein, which yields MRTRDWDDEDDDAPLGGTRERERALKEVRAVYRQADAAYAPYSCPASGECCQLAITKRQPWLWQPEWELLSRGRPLPPPRTDGGCPYLDATGLRCSVYADRPFGCRTFFCQRIQGPSRQPAETVATLLERLERVSQRVAPSLKAPRPLLDWHEEAWHAATKA from the coding sequence ATGCGGACGCGGGACTGGGACGACGAGGACGACGACGCGCCCCTGGGTGGCACCCGCGAAAGGGAGCGCGCGCTGAAGGAGGTGCGCGCCGTCTACCGCCAGGCGGACGCGGCCTACGCCCCCTACTCCTGCCCGGCCAGCGGCGAGTGCTGTCAGCTGGCCATCACGAAGCGCCAGCCCTGGCTGTGGCAGCCCGAATGGGAGCTGCTGTCCCGAGGGCGCCCGCTGCCGCCACCTCGCACGGACGGCGGCTGTCCCTACCTGGACGCCACGGGCCTGCGCTGCTCGGTGTACGCGGACCGGCCCTTCGGCTGCCGGACCTTCTTCTGCCAGCGCATCCAAGGCCCCTCACGCCAACCCGCGGAGACGGTGGCCACGCTGCTGGAGCGGCTGGAGCGTGTGTCTCAGCGCGTGGCCCCTTCACTGAAGGCTCCGCGCCCTTTGCTGGACTGGCATGAGGAGGCCTGGCACGCGGCGACAAAAGCTTGA
- a CDS encoding glycerate kinase: MISPRWLVAPQEFKGTLSAVEAAEAMARGLRESSPEVVLDVAPLADGGPGTVEALLTGLRGERRQQVVRGPLGAPVEAHWALVEDGRTAVVEMASASGLSLLAPEARDALKASTYGTGELMHAALESGCERLIVCLGGSATTDAGTGALSALGFRFLDARGQPLPPGGAALAQLARVDASGRHPRLGAVELLGATDVTSPLLGPDGAARLFGPQKGADEAGVEALEAALAHAATVLGDTSAGWPGAGAAGGFGFGLLALTGARLVPGYELVSRALGLERRVLMADVVLTGEGRFDRQTSLGKGPGGIARLAREHGTPVVLFAGQVQRDEGLALDLFHEVVELSAHAQPGEAASKVLCEAAARWAAQRLKGR; encoded by the coding sequence GTGATTTCTCCTCGCTGGCTCGTCGCACCGCAAGAATTCAAGGGAACGCTGTCCGCCGTGGAAGCGGCTGAAGCCATGGCTCGCGGCCTCCGTGAGTCCTCGCCGGAAGTGGTGTTGGACGTGGCGCCGCTCGCGGATGGCGGGCCTGGGACGGTGGAAGCGCTGCTGACGGGCCTGCGCGGCGAGCGTCGTCAGCAGGTGGTGCGTGGACCGCTGGGCGCGCCCGTGGAAGCACACTGGGCCCTGGTGGAGGACGGACGCACGGCGGTGGTGGAGATGGCCTCCGCGTCCGGCCTGTCGCTGCTGGCGCCCGAGGCTCGCGATGCGTTGAAGGCATCCACGTATGGCACCGGCGAGCTGATGCACGCGGCGCTGGAGTCGGGCTGCGAACGCCTCATCGTCTGCCTGGGTGGCAGCGCCACCACGGACGCGGGCACCGGGGCGCTCAGCGCACTGGGCTTCCGCTTCCTGGACGCGCGAGGACAGCCTCTTCCCCCGGGAGGCGCGGCGCTGGCCCAGCTCGCCCGCGTGGACGCGAGTGGCCGTCATCCTCGCCTGGGCGCCGTGGAGCTGCTGGGTGCCACGGACGTCACCTCGCCCCTGTTGGGGCCGGACGGAGCCGCGCGGCTCTTCGGTCCGCAGAAGGGCGCGGACGAGGCCGGCGTGGAAGCACTGGAGGCGGCGTTGGCACACGCGGCGACGGTGCTGGGGGATACGTCCGCGGGCTGGCCCGGCGCGGGAGCGGCGGGAGGCTTTGGGTTTGGCCTGCTGGCCCTCACTGGCGCGCGACTGGTGCCCGGCTACGAGCTGGTGTCACGCGCGCTGGGCCTGGAGCGGCGCGTGCTGATGGCGGACGTGGTGCTGACCGGTGAGGGACGCTTCGATCGTCAGACGTCGCTGGGCAAGGGCCCGGGCGGCATCGCGAGGCTGGCTCGCGAGCACGGCACGCCGGTGGTGCTCTTCGCCGGACAGGTGCAGCGGGATGAAGGCCTGGCGCTGGACCTCTTCCACGAGGTGGTGGAGCTGAGCGCCCACGCCCAGCCGGGCGAAGCGGCCTCGAAGGTGCTGTGCGAAGCCGCCGCGCGCTGGGCGGCCCAGCGTCTCAAGGGACGCTGA